ACGGGGTAGTGAAGGGAAGATCCGAGCAGCTACTTTTGCTCGAGAACATAATATTCCCTATTTCGGAATCTGCCTTGGCATGCAGATGGCCGTTTTAGATGCTGCAAGAAACTTAGCTGGCATAACAGATGCAATGTCGAGTGAATTTGATCCCCACTCTAAGAGTCGTCATCATGTTGTTGGCCTTCTGACAGAATGGTTAAAAGATAACAAGATAGAAAAACGTAATGAAGACGGAGAGATAGGTGGTAGTATGCGTTTGGGATGCTATCCGCATTCCCTGAATCCCAGATCTCACATAGCTAAAATTTATGGGAATTGTAATATTAGTGAACGCCATCGTCACCGTTATGAGGTTAATATTGATTACAAAAAAAAATTGGAGTCAGTTGGGTTAGTTTTTTCTGGGATCTCACCTGATGGATTGCTTCCGGAAACGATTGAGTATTCTCAAAAGATGCACCCTTGGTTTATTGGTGTACAGTATCATCCAGAGCTGAAGTCCCGACCTTTTGCACCACACCCTCTGTTTAAAAGTTTTATTTCTGCAGCCAGGGAAGCTAGTTTGATGAGATGATCCACGGTTGACTTTACTTCATGCTAGAGTTCTTGTAAGTTTATTAACTCGATCTTTATCTTTGTCTTTACACACTTGTAGAGTAAGTGTTGTCATTACTATCGTAATTTTATGCTTGAGAAAACCTATGATCATGCCGTTTTAGAGGCGTGGATTGACAAGTTATGGGAAGATAAAAATGCCTTTTCTGCTGGTGTTGGTGCGGAGGAAGGCTCTGTCCCTTATAGTATTGTCATACCTCCACCAAATGTCACTGGATCTTTGCATATAGGACATGCTCTTAATAATACTTTACAGGATATTTTAATCAGATTTGAGCGAATGCGCGGTAGAAATGTTCTTTGGCAACCGGGTATGGATCATGCTGGCATTGCGACTCAAATGGTTGTTGAGCGACAACTCATTGAGCAAAAAGAACCGAATCGACAAGATATGGGTCGTGAGAAGTTTGTTCAGCGGATCTGGGAATGGAAGGAAGAATCCGGGGGAACGATCTTCAAGCAACTGAAAAGACTTGGTGCTTCCTGCGACTGGTCTCGTGAGCGCTTTACGATGGATGAAGGGTTATCAAAGGCTGTTCTTGAAGTTTTTGTCCGTCTTTATGATGAAGGTCTCATCTATCGTGGGAAGCGATTGGTGAATTGGGATCCCCAATTGGAGACTGCAATTTCTGATCTTGAAGTAGAGAATGTAGAAGTTGATGCTCATATGTGGCATTTCAAATACCTATTATCTGATGGTGAAACTTATGAATATATTGAGAGAGATAAAGATGGCATGTTAATTTCGCGTGAAATGCGCAATTATATCTCGGTTGCAACCACTCGTCCGGAAACCATTTTGGGAGATGGAGCAATTGCTGTTCACCCCTTAGATGATCGTTATGCTCCTATTATCGGTAAACTTTGCCAAATTCCGGTGGGGCCTAAGGATCATCGTCGTCTGATCCCGATCATCACCGATAACTATCCAGACCGCCATTTTGGATCCGGTGCTATGAAAATTACCGGCGCACATGACTTTAATGACTACATCGTAGCTCATCGTAACAATATACCTATGTATCGGTTAATGGATGTAAGCGGAAAAATGCGTAGTGATGGATTCACCTATGAAGAAGAGATAGAAAAAGCAGAAAATTTAGTTAAGAAGGGTGGAATTATTGATACTTCTTATGTTGATTCGATCAACCTTGTTCCCGATATTTATCGAGGTCTAAATCGTTTTGCTGCACGAGAACAGATAGTTTCAGATATCGATGCAGAAGGCCTACTCATCATGCGTGAGGACAAAAAAATGATGCAACCTTTAGGTGACCGATCCAAGGTTGTTATTGAGCCCATGTTGACTGATCAATGGTTTGTTGATGCACCAACTTTGGCTCAGCCAGCAATTGATTCTGTTAAAGAAGGACGCACTCGATTTTTACCAAAAAATTGGGAACAAACTTACTTTGATTGGATGGAAAATATTCAGCCTTGGTGTATATCGCGTCAGCTATGGTGGGGTCATAGAATTCCAGCTTGGTATGGCCCAGACGGTACAATATTTGTTACGAAAACTGAAGGTGAAGCATTGGAGAAGGCCCGACGGAGCTATGGTAAAGATGTTGACCTCAAGCGTGATGAAAATGTCCTGGATACCTGGTTTTCGTCTGCTCTGTGGCCTTTTACTGCTTTGGGTTGGCCTGATAAAACAAAAGAATTGACAACATATTATCAAACCGATGTTCTGATTACTGCCTTTGATATCATCTTCTTCTGGGTAGCAAGGATGATGATGATGGCTCTTTATTTTATGAAGGATGATAAAGGACATTCTATCGAGCCTTTTCATACTGTTTATATTCATGCTCTCGTGCGTGATAAAAACGGAAAAAAAATGTCAAAATCAAAGGGTAATGTTATAGATCCTCTTGTTTTGATGGATGAATATGGTGCTGATGCCTTACGCTTCACTCTCGCAATTATGGCTGCGAAGGGAAGAGACATAAAACTCGATACAGCAAGGGTTTCCGGATATCGCAATTTTTGTACAAAACTTTGGAATGCTGCGCGGTTTGCTGAAATAAATGGAGTGAAACAAAATATAAATTTTCAACCCAATGATTGTAAACAAACAATTAATCGATGGATATTGACGGAACTCTCAACACTCTCGGAAAAAGTGACGAACACTATTGAAAATTATCGTTTCAATGATGCTTCTAGCAATGCCTACCGGTTTGTCTGGAATACATTTTGTGACTGGTATCTTGAAATGTTGAAACCGATTCTAAATGGTAGAGATCAAGGAGCCAAAGAAGAATCTCAAGAAACTCTATCTTATGTTCTTGATAAAATTTATAAGATTCTTCATCCTTTCATGCCCTTTATAACCGAGGCATTGTGGAGTCAAAAACAGAATCCGACTTTACTTTGCCATTCTAAATGGCCAAGTGAGTCGATTAAAGATGATTCTGCTGTTGAAGAGATGAATTGGGTTATTGATCTCATCTCTCAGATTCGAGCCATTCGATCAGAGATGAAGATTAAGGCAAATCTTCCATTGCAGTTAGTGATCACGAGGGCCTATGAAAAGACTAAAAGACGGTTGAAGGCGCATGAGTCAGCGATTAAATGTCTAGCCAAGATTGAAAATATGAAGTTTGAGGATTTCTCTCCTCAAGGAGGAGTACAAATCATTATCGGTGAAGCGACGATCTGCTTAATAGTTGAAGGTGCGGTTGATTTAAGTAAAGAAATGGTCCGAATACACAAGGAAATTTGTTTTTTTGATCAGG
Above is a genomic segment from Candidatus Endowatersipora endosymbiont of Watersipora subatra containing:
- a CDS encoding valine--tRNA ligase encodes the protein MLEKTYDHAVLEAWIDKLWEDKNAFSAGVGAEEGSVPYSIVIPPPNVTGSLHIGHALNNTLQDILIRFERMRGRNVLWQPGMDHAGIATQMVVERQLIEQKEPNRQDMGREKFVQRIWEWKEESGGTIFKQLKRLGASCDWSRERFTMDEGLSKAVLEVFVRLYDEGLIYRGKRLVNWDPQLETAISDLEVENVEVDAHMWHFKYLLSDGETYEYIERDKDGMLISREMRNYISVATTRPETILGDGAIAVHPLDDRYAPIIGKLCQIPVGPKDHRRLIPIITDNYPDRHFGSGAMKITGAHDFNDYIVAHRNNIPMYRLMDVSGKMRSDGFTYEEEIEKAENLVKKGGIIDTSYVDSINLVPDIYRGLNRFAAREQIVSDIDAEGLLIMREDKKMMQPLGDRSKVVIEPMLTDQWFVDAPTLAQPAIDSVKEGRTRFLPKNWEQTYFDWMENIQPWCISRQLWWGHRIPAWYGPDGTIFVTKTEGEALEKARRSYGKDVDLKRDENVLDTWFSSALWPFTALGWPDKTKELTTYYQTDVLITAFDIIFFWVARMMMMALYFMKDDKGHSIEPFHTVYIHALVRDKNGKKMSKSKGNVIDPLVLMDEYGADALRFTLAIMAAKGRDIKLDTARVSGYRNFCTKLWNAARFAEINGVKQNINFQPNDCKQTINRWILTELSTLSEKVTNTIENYRFNDASSNAYRFVWNTFCDWYLEMLKPILNGRDQGAKEESQETLSYVLDKIYKILHPFMPFITEALWSQKQNPTLLCHSKWPSESIKDDSAVEEMNWVIDLISQIRAIRSEMKIKANLPLQLVITRAYEKTKRRLKAHESAIKCLAKIENMKFEDFSPQGGVQIIIGEATICLIVEGAVDLSKEMVRIHKEICFFDQAIRCLSSKLEDNQFIKYAPAVVIQENRDRLTEFKKKLDKSKEALVRLRNFS